A single Sporomusaceae bacterium DNA region contains:
- the aroH gene encoding chorismate mutase — MLRGVRGATTVEANNREEIFRRTTELVQAMAAENGIASEDIGAVIFSSTPDLDAAFPAAAAREMGWAEVPLFGAQEIASPDGVARCIRILILWNTDKGQGDIRHIYLHGAAILRKDIAGN, encoded by the coding sequence ATGCTGCGTGGCGTACGCGGGGCGACAACAGTGGAAGCCAACAACCGGGAAGAGATTTTCCGGCGCACGACCGAGCTTGTTCAGGCGATGGCGGCGGAAAACGGGATAGCCAGTGAAGACATCGGCGCCGTCATTTTCAGCTCGACCCCCGACCTCGACGCGGCGTTTCCCGCCGCCGCCGCCCGCGAGATGGGCTGGGCGGAGGTGCCGCTGTTCGGCGCCCAGGAGATCGCCAGCCCGGACGGCGTGGCCCGTTGCATCCGCATCCTCATCCTGTGGAATACCGACAAGGGCCAGGGGGATATCAGGCATATATACCTGCACGGCGCCGCAATCCTCCGCAAGGATATTGCCGGAAATTAA
- the mqnE gene encoding aminofutalosine synthase MqnE — protein sequence MLQTTYQHIAARVARGERLAREDGLALLGCNDLAWLGQLADAVKRRLSGEYVYFNVNRHINLTNICLAKCRFCAFGCDAKSSQAYFLSKENVLDIASRSARDPDLRELHIVSGLHPDWPFDYYVDIIRSLRAALPHVHLKAFTAVEICHFAHISSQSVAEVLQILKDAGLDSMPGGGAEIFSERVRQDLCPHKASAAEWLDIARTAHNLGIPTNATMLYGHIETAEERIDHLLSLRDLQDETGGFQTFLALPFHPNNTGLANEVTRASSWEDLKMVAVSRLMLDNFPHVKAYWIMLTLPVAQLALGFGADDIDGTVTEEKITHAAGARTAQQLDKETLITTIRQTGHTPVERDSVYNIIKKY from the coding sequence ATTTTGCAGACAACCTACCAGCATATTGCCGCCAGGGTAGCTCGCGGCGAACGGCTTGCACGCGAGGACGGCCTTGCCCTACTCGGCTGCAACGATCTTGCGTGGCTCGGGCAGCTGGCAGACGCCGTCAAGCGGCGCCTGAGCGGCGAATACGTATACTTCAACGTCAACCGCCACATCAACCTGACAAACATCTGCCTGGCAAAATGCCGCTTCTGCGCTTTCGGCTGCGACGCCAAAAGCTCCCAGGCCTATTTCCTCAGCAAAGAAAATGTCCTCGACATCGCCAGCCGCTCGGCCCGTGATCCCGATCTGCGCGAACTCCATATCGTCAGCGGCCTCCATCCCGACTGGCCGTTCGACTACTATGTGGACATCATCCGCTCCCTGAGGGCCGCCCTGCCCCATGTGCACCTCAAGGCGTTCACCGCCGTGGAGATCTGCCACTTCGCCCATATCTCCAGCCAGAGCGTCGCCGAAGTGCTGCAAATCCTCAAAGATGCCGGCCTCGACTCGATGCCCGGCGGCGGGGCGGAAATCTTCAGCGAGCGCGTGCGCCAGGACCTCTGCCCCCATAAGGCAAGCGCCGCCGAATGGCTCGACATTGCCCGCACCGCTCACAACCTCGGCATCCCCACCAACGCCACAATGCTCTACGGCCACATCGAAACAGCCGAGGAGCGGATCGATCATCTCCTGTCACTAAGGGACCTTCAGGACGAGACCGGCGGCTTCCAGACCTTTCTCGCCCTCCCCTTCCACCCCAATAACACCGGCCTCGCGAACGAGGTGACGAGGGCTTCGTCGTGGGAAGACCTCAAAATGGTGGCCGTCTCCCGGCTGATGCTGGACAACTTCCCCCATGTGAAAGCATACTGGATAATGCTTACCCTGCCGGTAGCCCAACTGGCGCTAGGTTTCGGCGCCGACGACATCGACGGGACGGTGACCGAGGAAAAAATCACCCACGCAGCCGGCGCCCGGACCGCCCAACAACTCGACAAGGAAACGCTTATAACCACAATTCGCCAGACGGGGCATACGCCGGTGGAACGGGATTCAGTATATAACATTATCAAGAAGTATTGA